The Citrifermentans bemidjiense Bem genome window below encodes:
- the amrB gene encoding AmmeMemoRadiSam system protein B produces MIRQPAVAGKFYSADPEQLREELSRMIPREEPAKAIGVVAPHAGYVYSGGAAGKVYAAVEVPDAVIVLGPNHTGMGAAAALAPSGEWLTPLGPVPVNDRLSQLIMKYAPLVREDSAAHRFEHSLEVQVPFLQYRNPQVSIAALCLSLPDFDSISRVGTGIAHAIAEYGSEVLIVASSDMTHYQSAAEAKAKDELALERLANMDPEGLLRVCRDKDISMCGVIPATAMLVAAKTLGATSSRLICYTNSGEVNGDLKAVVAYAAITVS; encoded by the coding sequence ATGATACGTCAGCCCGCAGTAGCAGGTAAGTTCTACAGCGCCGACCCGGAGCAGCTCCGCGAGGAGCTTTCCCGGATGATTCCGCGGGAGGAACCCGCCAAGGCGATCGGGGTGGTCGCCCCCCATGCAGGCTACGTCTACTCCGGCGGCGCCGCCGGTAAGGTCTACGCTGCTGTCGAAGTCCCCGATGCTGTCATCGTGCTCGGCCCCAATCACACCGGCATGGGCGCTGCCGCAGCGCTCGCGCCGTCCGGGGAGTGGCTGACCCCGCTCGGCCCGGTCCCCGTCAACGACCGCCTTTCCCAGCTCATCATGAAATATGCCCCCCTGGTCCGCGAGGACAGCGCGGCCCACCGCTTCGAGCATTCGCTGGAGGTGCAGGTGCCTTTCCTGCAATACCGAAATCCCCAAGTTTCCATCGCAGCACTTTGCCTTTCCCTCCCCGACTTCGACTCCATCTCCCGCGTCGGGACAGGTATCGCCCACGCCATAGCCGAGTACGGCTCGGAGGTGCTGATCGTGGCCAGTTCCGATATGACCCACTATCAGTCCGCTGCCGAGGCCAAGGCGAAGGACGAGCTGGCCCTGGAACGGCTGGCGAACATGGACCCTGAAGGGCTCCTGCGGGTTTGCCGCGACAAGGACATCTCCATGTGCGGCGTCATTCCCGCGACCGCGATGCTCGTCGCCGCCAAGACGCTGGGGGCTACCTCCAGCAGGCTTATCTGCTACACCAACAGCGGCGAGGTGAACGGCGACCTCAAGGCAGTAGTGGCGTACGCCGCAATCACGGTCTCTTGA
- the scpB gene encoding SMC-Scp complex subunit ScpB, which translates to MSGKPLKSIVESLLFVYDQPLSLDRLALILEEFERSDLRAALDELMEEYAGAERGIVLSYVGGGYQLRSRPEHADYIRRLTKSKGVKFSQSALETLSIVAYRQPITRAEVEYLRGVDSGGVMKSLLEKKLLRILGKKDVPGKPLIYGTSREFLELFGLKDLNALPTLKEIQELVPPDPFADQPALPLGSVEG; encoded by the coding sequence TTGTCGGGTAAGCCCTTGAAATCGATCGTAGAGAGCCTCCTGTTCGTGTACGACCAGCCGCTTTCGCTGGACCGGCTCGCCCTGATCCTCGAGGAATTCGAGCGGAGCGATCTGCGCGCCGCACTGGACGAGTTGATGGAGGAGTACGCCGGCGCCGAGCGCGGCATCGTCCTTTCTTATGTGGGCGGTGGCTACCAGCTCCGCAGCCGTCCGGAACACGCCGATTACATCCGGAGGCTCACCAAGTCCAAAGGCGTCAAGTTCAGCCAGTCCGCACTGGAAACGCTCTCCATCGTCGCCTACCGGCAGCCCATCACCAGGGCGGAGGTCGAGTACCTGCGCGGCGTCGATTCCGGCGGGGTGATGAAGAGCCTCCTGGAGAAGAAACTCTTGAGAATACTGGGGAAAAAGGACGTTCCCGGCAAGCCGCTCATCTACGGGACCAGCCGCGAATTCCTGGAGCTCTTCGGCCTGAAGGACCTAAACGCGCTCCCGACGCTCAAGGAGATCCAGGAGCTGGTGCCGCCGGATCCCTTCGCCGACCAGCCCGCCCTCCCGTTGGGCTCGGTTGAAGGGTAG
- a CDS encoding segregation and condensation protein A has product MSLDTMQSNLFSDALEQSYRVQIEEFEGPLDLLLHLIKKNEVDIYNIPIAAITRQYLEYMELMKELNLDIAGEFLVMAATLLQIKSRMLLPATQEEDGEAEVEDPRAELVRRLLEYQRYRDASQLLSARNLLGRDVFARTFDSPELAEMEPQEEPADVELFELIEAFQRVLARVSVDTFHDVVADGISIADRIGVVLSVLHAEKTVCFDALFTTGMTRDLLVVTFLSILELAKMKLIRVVQVESLGSIWLTLSADQQESGLEQEGGEPQVENQNSLESAEDAVVG; this is encoded by the coding sequence TTGTCGCTGGATACGATGCAAAGCAACCTTTTTTCTGACGCTCTGGAGCAGTCGTACCGGGTTCAGATCGAGGAGTTCGAGGGTCCGCTCGATCTCTTGCTCCACCTCATCAAGAAGAACGAGGTGGACATCTACAACATCCCCATCGCCGCCATTACCAGGCAGTACCTGGAATACATGGAACTGATGAAGGAGCTGAACCTGGATATCGCTGGGGAGTTCCTGGTCATGGCGGCGACGCTCCTGCAGATAAAGTCGCGCATGCTGCTTCCGGCGACCCAGGAGGAGGACGGGGAGGCCGAGGTGGAGGACCCGCGCGCCGAACTGGTCCGCCGGCTCCTCGAGTACCAGCGCTACCGCGACGCTTCACAGCTTCTCTCCGCCCGTAACCTCCTCGGGCGCGACGTCTTCGCCAGAACCTTCGATTCGCCGGAACTGGCAGAGATGGAGCCGCAGGAGGAACCTGCCGACGTCGAGCTCTTCGAGCTGATCGAGGCGTTCCAGCGCGTGCTGGCGCGGGTTTCGGTCGATACCTTCCATGACGTCGTGGCTGACGGCATCTCCATCGCCGACCGCATCGGCGTGGTGCTCTCGGTTCTGCATGCGGAAAAGACGGTCTGCTTCGACGCCCTCTTTACCACCGGGATGACGCGCGACCTTTTGGTGGTCACCTTCCTTTCCATTCTGGAACTGGCCAAGATGAAGCTGATCAGGGTTGTCCAGGTCGAAAGCCTCGGTTCCATCTGGCTGACCCTCAGCGCGGATCAGCAGGAGAGCGGGCTCGAGCAGGAAGGCGGGGAGCCGCAAGTGGAAAACCAGAACAGTTTGGAATCAGCGGAGGATGCAGTTGTCGGGTAA
- the trpS gene encoding tryptophan--tRNA ligase, whose product MSNNRIVSGMRPTGKLHLGHYHGVLSNWLELQRNFECFFFAADWHSLTTEYATTDGIKDNIKEMVLDWLAFGIDPEQSVIFEQSRVPQHAELNLILGMITPVSWLERNPTYKEMQENLTTKDLSTFGFLGYPVLMASDIIVYKASRVPVGQDQIPHLEITREIARRFNYLYGEVFPEPAALLTETPKVLGTDGRKMSKSYGNAIFLSDDAEETRKKVMSYVTDTQRPFKKDPGEPDRCVAFTLHSLYVDQAKREEIVVGCRGAQLGCVDCKKILAQAMVDTLAPLRAKRAELAEKPGLVSEVLAEGSRKAEVVARQTMEEARAALKV is encoded by the coding sequence ATGAGCAATAACCGTATCGTTAGCGGCATGAGACCGACTGGTAAACTGCATCTGGGCCATTACCACGGGGTGCTCTCCAACTGGCTTGAGTTGCAGCGTAACTTCGAGTGCTTCTTCTTCGCTGCCGACTGGCATTCGCTGACCACGGAATACGCCACTACGGACGGTATCAAGGACAACATCAAAGAGATGGTGCTGGATTGGCTCGCTTTCGGGATCGATCCCGAGCAGAGCGTCATCTTCGAGCAGAGCAGGGTTCCGCAGCATGCCGAATTGAACCTGATCCTCGGCATGATCACTCCGGTCTCCTGGCTGGAGCGCAACCCCACCTACAAGGAGATGCAGGAGAACCTCACCACCAAGGACCTCTCCACCTTCGGCTTCCTGGGGTACCCGGTGCTGATGGCCTCCGACATCATCGTCTACAAGGCCTCGCGCGTCCCGGTAGGCCAGGACCAGATCCCGCACCTGGAGATCACCAGGGAGATCGCCCGCCGCTTCAACTACCTCTACGGCGAGGTCTTCCCCGAACCGGCCGCGCTCCTCACCGAGACCCCGAAGGTGCTCGGCACCGACGGCAGGAAGATGAGCAAGTCCTACGGCAACGCCATCTTCCTCTCCGACGACGCCGAGGAGACCAGGAAGAAGGTGATGTCTTACGTGACCGACACACAGCGTCCCTTCAAGAAGGACCCGGGCGAGCCGGACCGCTGCGTCGCTTTCACGCTGCACTCGCTTTACGTGGATCAGGCCAAACGCGAAGAGATCGTCGTCGGCTGCCGCGGCGCCCAGCTTGGCTGCGTGGATTGCAAGAAGATCCTGGCCCAGGCTATGGTCGATACCCTGGCGCCGCTCAGGGCCAAGCGCGCTGAGCTGGCCGAGAAGCCGGGGCTGGTGAGCGAGGTGTTGGCAGAGGGAAGCCGTAAGGCCGAGGTAGTCGCCCGCCAGACCATGGAAGAAGCACGCGCGGCGCTCAAGGTTTAA
- a CDS encoding site-2 protease family protein — translation MEQFFLKLSIMLVPALMAITCHEVSHGYIADRRGDNTARYLGRLTLNPLKHLDLFGTLMIFIVGIGWAKPVPVNFNNLRHPKTDMIWVAAAGPITNFLLATFSAFAMRALIGATQGLPDASPLAAFVDPVTLMLAFSVYINLLLGIFNLIPVPPLDGGRVAVGLLPLRPSMALARLEPFGMIIIIVLVFFTNAFSYVISPALSFGVNLLAGPHSNLVFGVTRLMLK, via the coding sequence ATGGAACAGTTCTTTCTCAAGCTTTCCATCATGCTGGTTCCCGCGCTCATGGCCATCACCTGTCACGAGGTGTCCCACGGCTACATAGCAGACCGGCGCGGCGATAATACCGCCAGATACTTGGGACGCCTGACGCTCAATCCTCTAAAACATCTGGATCTCTTCGGCACCCTGATGATATTCATCGTCGGGATAGGGTGGGCGAAACCGGTACCGGTCAACTTCAACAACCTCAGACACCCGAAGACCGACATGATCTGGGTCGCCGCTGCCGGCCCCATCACCAACTTCCTGCTTGCGACGTTTTCCGCATTCGCCATGCGTGCACTCATCGGCGCGACGCAGGGGTTGCCGGATGCTTCCCCGCTGGCAGCCTTCGTCGACCCCGTCACCCTGATGCTCGCCTTCTCCGTGTACATTAATCTGCTGCTCGGCATCTTCAACCTGATCCCGGTGCCGCCGCTGGACGGCGGGAGGGTGGCGGTCGGCCTATTGCCGCTGCGCCCCTCGATGGCGCTGGCAAGGCTGGAGCCGTTCGGCATGATCATAATCATCGTCCTGGTCTTTTTCACCAATGCTTTCAGCTACGTGATCTCGCCCGCCCTGAGCTTCGGGGTGAACCTTTTGGCGGGGCCACACAGCAACCTCGTTTTCGGAGTAACCAGGCTCATGCTGAAATAG
- a CDS encoding DMT family transporter has translation MSPKHYGAWLIAASAAGFATLGILIKSAFSGGANITTVLAGRFLVASFFLFIYLRVRKTPLVIGRKSSLQLLLMGMIGYGGMSMLYANAIHYLPASLTGMLLYTYPALVTVIALIVGEERFNAAKGVALVVCSAGLVLLLGASFDGARLEGVLCTLGAAGIYSCYIIIGNRILKDIDPLVTSLWVCASAGFTFLFYGVATGGLTLDLAPVGWLSILGIALFPTLIAVVGFFAGLRYVGATNASIISMLEPLITVLLSALLLGERITALQGFGGAVLLFGGLILQLWGNEARRETVIEV, from the coding sequence ATGTCCCCAAAACACTACGGCGCCTGGTTGATCGCCGCCTCCGCAGCAGGTTTTGCTACCCTCGGCATCCTCATCAAGAGCGCCTTTTCCGGCGGCGCCAACATCACCACGGTACTTGCCGGGCGGTTCCTGGTAGCGTCGTTTTTTCTGTTCATCTATCTCAGGGTGCGCAAGACCCCGCTTGTCATCGGGCGCAAATCCTCGCTGCAACTGCTGCTCATGGGAATGATCGGCTACGGCGGCATGTCCATGCTCTACGCCAACGCCATCCACTACCTCCCAGCGTCCCTGACCGGGATGCTTCTTTACACCTACCCGGCGCTCGTCACCGTCATCGCGCTGATCGTGGGTGAAGAGCGCTTCAACGCCGCCAAGGGTGTGGCGCTGGTGGTCTGCAGTGCCGGTCTGGTGCTGCTATTGGGTGCCTCGTTCGATGGCGCGCGGCTGGAGGGAGTACTCTGCACTTTGGGGGCGGCCGGGATTTACAGTTGTTACATCATCATCGGCAACCGGATTCTAAAGGACATCGACCCGCTGGTCACCTCATTGTGGGTCTGTGCCTCCGCAGGATTTACCTTTCTCTTCTATGGTGTCGCTACCGGCGGCCTCACCCTGGACCTCGCGCCCGTTGGGTGGCTTTCCATCCTGGGGATCGCCCTGTTCCCAACGCTAATTGCGGTCGTCGGTTTCTTTGCCGGGCTACGCTACGTCGGCGCCACCAACGCCTCCATCATCAGCATGCTTGAGCCGTTGATCACCGTGCTTTTATCGGCGCTTCTTCTGGGGGAGCGGATCACCGCGCTGCAAGGTTTCGGCGGAGCGGTCCTTTTATTCGGCGGCCTTATCCTGCAGCTCTGGGGAAACGAAGCGCGTCGCGAGACGGTCATCGAAGTCTAA
- a CDS encoding AAA family ATPase, giving the protein MRIISVQLKNIKSHRDKEIAFSPGINVLSGANGSGKSTIFEAIGYALFGVSAQDFVSKADRFLTIGAKKGEISVVFEPASGETYRVTRTVGGAGKWLLAKDNGCGFEIEEHANIQETEQRIASLLGLATGRPLAEQFKLVIGPFQNDFLGPFVIKQPTKRQDAFDEILGIDTWRKTFDGTKSLASAIIAKTETIQAEVAAKMEQVSVLPAKEQELRDLREQGVAKEAQLRQKLAEQEQVNQLFAGLEARKERIDAVGREVQALEDRSVSGKEYISTQLLLVEQSKTAAALVAEAAQGKHAYDAAEAKLKRLRDEEQQKLALERKLGELDKEQAALQSTLAIENRELAETRATMDTERERLALEKAALADALIELKSAEAATGEALAVVNRSCAQFRELPVHRIDQALPYLFVALDRMAAIDEQSLERKKLISAGAALKTEAAELVARQALLEKVQAERSELAGRRLSLVEGQEKLGAGDCPFFHEPCRNLASGDASGVFEARIQRIDAEISRLDQQAVELAAQVAAAQAAARELAGVEQVASELEKAGRERQKLEQDFTNGFSEIAPALLVPSLRTWLDSAELGIDLAAELPGLQVELAAAPLQQRAALSEASDAWRRVVVLIEEGLDARLKKAQEPVQECALKLVQLAEKGESLAAKERELAAYAEKLAFRERAIAEHGKRLAALVEAIGAVKKDLAIHAGLDQAIKEAGEELVRFQADRDRYIANEKAAQELEKRQETLAKYQAKLKEIEGSLAAKREELRQSVEGYDQAQHEAVKQQQVELVSAVATLTSEIGAVGEGISRLEGETAALREIAAEIEKKLSAIEALKEQGILVKFLRNQVFKNVSTQLSERFREEISFRADRIYRSICASDEELVWGENYQVVLKDMAEGQVRERSDDQLSGGQMMSAVVALRLALLQTIGARIAFFDEPTSNLDAERRENLARAFRAIDVGQEEVTEHWYDQLFLVSHDVSFTEITDQTIQLD; this is encoded by the coding sequence ATGCGCATAATCTCGGTCCAGCTGAAGAACATCAAGTCGCACCGCGACAAAGAGATTGCCTTCTCCCCCGGTATCAACGTCCTCTCCGGCGCCAACGGTTCGGGCAAAAGCACCATCTTCGAGGCCATCGGCTACGCCCTCTTCGGCGTCTCTGCGCAGGACTTCGTCTCCAAGGCCGACCGCTTCCTCACCATCGGCGCGAAGAAGGGAGAGATCAGCGTGGTGTTCGAGCCCGCCTCCGGTGAGACGTACCGGGTGACCCGCACGGTGGGGGGCGCCGGCAAATGGCTCCTGGCCAAGGACAACGGCTGTGGCTTCGAGATAGAGGAACACGCGAACATCCAGGAGACGGAGCAGCGCATCGCCTCGCTTTTGGGGCTTGCCACCGGCCGGCCGCTGGCGGAACAGTTCAAGCTGGTCATCGGCCCCTTCCAGAACGACTTCCTGGGCCCGTTCGTCATCAAACAGCCGACCAAGCGCCAGGACGCCTTTGACGAGATCCTCGGCATCGACACTTGGCGCAAAACCTTCGACGGTACTAAGTCTCTCGCGAGCGCCATCATCGCCAAGACGGAAACCATCCAGGCTGAGGTCGCCGCGAAGATGGAGCAGGTTTCTGTGCTTCCGGCCAAGGAGCAGGAACTGCGTGACCTGCGCGAGCAGGGGGTGGCGAAAGAGGCGCAACTGCGGCAAAAGCTTGCCGAGCAGGAACAGGTTAACCAGCTTTTCGCCGGACTGGAGGCGCGGAAGGAGCGGATCGATGCGGTCGGGCGCGAGGTGCAAGCCCTGGAAGATCGATCAGTCTCCGGCAAGGAGTACATCTCCACCCAATTGCTGCTGGTCGAGCAATCGAAAACGGCGGCAGCGCTCGTGGCGGAAGCAGCCCAGGGGAAGCATGCCTACGACGCAGCCGAGGCGAAGCTCAAGCGTTTGCGCGATGAAGAGCAGCAAAAGCTCGCTCTGGAGCGAAAGCTGGGAGAGTTGGATAAGGAACAGGCTGCCCTTCAAAGCACGCTGGCAATTGAGAACCGCGAGCTGGCCGAGACGCGGGCCACGATGGATACCGAACGAGAGCGCCTGGCACTGGAAAAAGCCGCGCTTGCAGATGCTCTTATCGAACTGAAGAGCGCGGAAGCGGCTACCGGAGAGGCGCTGGCGGTGGTCAACCGCAGTTGCGCGCAATTCCGCGAACTTCCCGTGCATCGCATCGATCAGGCCCTGCCTTATCTCTTCGTCGCCTTGGACCGCATGGCGGCCATAGACGAGCAGTCCCTGGAGAGAAAGAAACTTATCTCTGCCGGCGCCGCGCTCAAGACTGAAGCCGCCGAACTAGTCGCTCGGCAGGCCCTTTTGGAAAAGGTTCAAGCTGAGCGCTCCGAGCTGGCCGGGCGCAGGCTTTCGCTGGTCGAAGGGCAGGAAAAGCTGGGAGCGGGGGATTGCCCGTTCTTCCATGAGCCGTGCCGGAACCTCGCCTCGGGTGACGCTTCCGGCGTCTTCGAGGCGCGCATCCAACGGATCGATGCGGAAATCTCGCGTCTCGACCAACAGGCGGTGGAACTCGCCGCCCAGGTTGCCGCTGCGCAGGCTGCGGCGCGAGAACTGGCGGGAGTAGAGCAGGTGGCGAGCGAGCTGGAGAAGGCTGGTCGCGAGCGCCAGAAGCTGGAGCAGGATTTCACCAACGGTTTTTCCGAAATCGCGCCCGCCTTGCTGGTCCCAAGCCTTCGGACCTGGCTCGATTCGGCAGAATTGGGAATCGATCTGGCTGCGGAACTTCCGGGCCTGCAGGTAGAGCTGGCCGCGGCGCCGCTGCAGCAAAGGGCTGCACTCTCCGAAGCGAGCGACGCTTGGCGGCGTGTCGTTGTTTTGATCGAGGAAGGTCTGGATGCCAGGCTCAAGAAAGCTCAGGAGCCGGTCCAGGAGTGCGCGCTGAAACTGGTCCAGCTTGCCGAGAAAGGGGAGAGCCTTGCCGCAAAGGAGCGGGAACTCGCCGCCTATGCCGAGAAGTTGGCCTTCCGCGAGCGGGCGATAGCCGAGCATGGCAAGCGGTTGGCGGCCTTGGTCGAAGCCATAGGCGCGGTGAAGAAGGATCTCGCCATTCATGCTGGCCTTGACCAAGCGATAAAGGAGGCGGGAGAGGAACTGGTTCGTTTCCAGGCAGACCGCGACCGCTACATCGCCAACGAAAAAGCCGCGCAAGAACTGGAAAAGCGCCAGGAGACGCTGGCGAAATACCAGGCGAAGCTCAAGGAAATAGAAGGATCGCTGGCCGCAAAGAGGGAAGAGCTGCGCCAGTCGGTGGAGGGGTACGACCAGGCGCAGCATGAGGCCGTGAAACAGCAGCAGGTGGAGTTGGTCTCGGCAGTGGCGACGCTCACCTCAGAGATCGGAGCGGTAGGCGAAGGCATCTCACGTCTGGAAGGGGAGACCGCCGCGCTTAGGGAAATTGCAGCGGAGATCGAGAAGAAGCTCTCCGCCATCGAGGCGTTGAAGGAACAGGGGATTCTGGTCAAGTTCCTGCGGAACCAGGTGTTCAAGAACGTCTCAACGCAGCTCTCCGAGCGTTTCCGGGAGGAGATCAGCTTCCGCGCCGACCGGATCTACCGCAGCATCTGCGCATCCGACGAGGAACTGGTCTGGGGCGAGAATTATCAGGTCGTGTTGAAGGACATGGCGGAGGGCCAGGTCCGGGAGCGAAGCGACGACCAACTCTCAGGTGGTCAGATGATGAGCGCCGTGGTGGCGCTACGTCTGGCGCTTTTGCAGACCATCGGCGCGCGCATCGCCTTCTTCGACGAGCCCACCTCGAACCTCGACGCCGAGCGGCGCGAGAACCTGGCGCGCGCTTTCCGCGCCATCGACGTGGGACAGGAGGAGGTGACCGAGCACTGGTACGACCAGCTCTTCCTGGTCAGCCACGACGTGAGTTTCACCGAGATTACCGATCAGACCATCCAGCTCGACTAG
- a CDS encoding metallophosphoesterase family protein has translation MPVRFIHTSDIHLGKTYRCLGGDAERYQDFFTTFANIIADAVKEQVDFVLIGGDLFHTGQILPKTFAKTIEILQPLKDAGIPCLAVEGNHDWIHRRDSVSWMEALSQLGYIRLLRPSRTGEGDYLFEPFDLEQGAGGHIEIGGVNIYGLGYIGSQAANHVARICEAVDTRRNILLFHVGVWSYSPVEIGNIRPEEALPLSECFDYVALGHGHKPYVVSTPDGRPYAFNPGSPDCVNFGEERYDKGYYLVSLENDGEVRHEFRRCSPRPMLVLTVNLEGANNADEALQRFAAGVAEKLAGGSDPRSPLIEVRLCGKVGFHPFELSRDRLRLALFEVCQPLHLEIKNHLSQVSGGGGEEKVKKSLAEIERDVLAELVGANSQYQGREEELVRLSLALRDLVLKGEVEGEELLALLPSGGAGCA, from the coding sequence ATGCCCGTCAGATTCATCCACACCTCAGACATACACCTGGGAAAAACCTACCGCTGCCTGGGCGGCGACGCCGAGCGCTATCAGGACTTTTTCACCACCTTCGCAAACATCATCGCCGACGCCGTCAAGGAGCAGGTCGACTTCGTCCTGATCGGCGGCGACCTCTTCCATACCGGACAAATCCTCCCTAAGACTTTCGCCAAAACCATCGAGATCCTGCAGCCGTTGAAAGACGCGGGGATCCCCTGTCTAGCCGTCGAAGGAAACCACGACTGGATCCATCGCCGCGACAGCGTCTCGTGGATGGAGGCGCTTTCCCAACTCGGGTACATCCGCCTGCTGCGCCCGTCGCGTACCGGCGAGGGTGACTACCTCTTCGAGCCCTTCGATCTGGAGCAGGGAGCGGGGGGGCATATTGAAATAGGCGGGGTGAATATCTACGGCCTCGGGTATATCGGCTCCCAGGCGGCCAACCACGTGGCGCGCATCTGCGAGGCGGTCGACACCCGTCGCAACATCCTACTCTTCCACGTCGGCGTCTGGAGCTACTCTCCCGTGGAGATCGGGAACATCCGTCCCGAAGAGGCGCTCCCTTTGTCGGAGTGCTTCGACTACGTGGCACTGGGGCACGGCCACAAACCTTACGTCGTCAGTACCCCCGACGGGCGTCCCTATGCCTTCAACCCCGGTTCGCCCGACTGCGTCAACTTCGGCGAGGAGCGCTACGACAAGGGGTACTACCTTGTCTCGTTGGAAAACGATGGGGAGGTCCGCCACGAATTCCGGCGCTGTTCCCCCCGCCCGATGCTGGTTCTCACGGTCAATCTGGAAGGTGCCAACAACGCCGACGAGGCGCTGCAGCGGTTCGCCGCCGGGGTCGCCGAGAAGCTCGCCGGCGGTTCAGACCCGCGCTCGCCGCTGATCGAGGTTCGGCTCTGCGGCAAGGTCGGTTTCCACCCCTTCGAGCTCAGCCGCGACCGCCTGCGCCTGGCCCTCTTCGAGGTCTGCCAACCGCTGCACCTGGAGATAAAGAACCACCTCTCCCAGGTCTCGGGGGGGGGAGGGGAGGAGAAGGTCAAGAAGAGCCTCGCCGAGATCGAGCGGGATGTGTTGGCTGAACTGGTAGGGGCTAACAGCCAGTATCAGGGTAGGGAAGAGGAGCTGGTGCGTCTTTCCCTGGCTCTTCGCGACCTGGTGCTCAAGGGGGAGGTAGAGGGTGAGGAACTGCTGGCCCTGCTTCCGTCTGGAGGTGCCGGATGCGCATAA
- a CDS encoding dienelactone hydrolase family protein, whose product MKQYLFALMIGMVAQNAFAGVVGKTVDYRQGDTVLEGYVAYDDSVKGKRPGVLVIHEWTGLGAYEKWRADQLAKLGYVAFAADIYGKGVRPATQELAAKEAAKYRGNDRSLIRARSAAGLEALSKLPQVDPKRLAVIGYCFGGTAALELARSGAAVLGTVSFHGGLSTPVPADAKNIKGKVLALHGADDPYVKPPEVEAFQQEMRQAKVDWQMNYYGSAVHSFTNPKSGNDPSKGVAYNEKADHRSWEAMKIFFDEIFGQKQKH is encoded by the coding sequence ATGAAACAGTACCTTTTTGCACTGATGATAGGAATGGTGGCCCAGAACGCGTTCGCCGGCGTGGTCGGCAAGACGGTCGATTACCGCCAGGGCGATACCGTCCTGGAAGGGTATGTGGCGTATGACGATTCGGTGAAGGGGAAACGGCCGGGGGTTCTGGTCATCCACGAGTGGACCGGGTTGGGGGCATACGAGAAGTGGCGCGCCGACCAGCTGGCGAAGCTGGGGTATGTCGCCTTCGCGGCCGATATCTATGGCAAGGGAGTCCGCCCGGCGACCCAGGAGCTAGCGGCAAAGGAAGCCGCCAAGTATCGCGGCAACGACCGTAGTCTCATCCGGGCGCGTAGCGCCGCGGGTCTGGAGGCGCTATCCAAATTGCCGCAAGTGGATCCCAAGCGACTGGCGGTGATCGGGTATTGCTTCGGCGGGACCGCGGCGTTGGAACTGGCCCGCAGCGGTGCTGCAGTCTTGGGTACGGTCAGTTTCCATGGCGGCCTGAGCACCCCGGTTCCCGCGGATGCCAAGAACATCAAGGGGAAGGTATTGGCGCTGCACGGGGCGGACGACCCTTATGTCAAACCGCCCGAAGTGGAGGCATTTCAGCAGGAGATGCGCCAGGCGAAAGTAGATTGGCAGATGAACTATTACGGTAGTGCCGTTCACAGCTTCACCAACCCCAAGTCCGGCAACGACCCGAGCAAGGGAGTCGCTTACAACGAGAAGGCCGACCACAGGTCGTGGGAAGCGATGAAGATCTTTTTTGACGAGATATTCGGGCAGAAGCAGAAGCATTGA
- a CDS encoding YehS family protein translates to MTNNDVFRRLRYAMNMNTQAVVETFRLSGMKMGQADITSLVKKEDEEGYKECSDEVLEAFLDGFIALKRGKREGEPETRKDEVLLTNNDILKKIRIALALKEDEMLMLFKLAHFPVSKSELSAVFRAKGQENYKPCGDQMLRNFLKGLTVKYRETPAK, encoded by the coding sequence ATGACCAACAATGACGTATTCCGCAGATTGCGCTATGCCATGAATATGAATACACAGGCAGTGGTGGAGACTTTCAGACTGTCCGGCATGAAGATGGGGCAGGCCGATATCACCTCGCTGGTCAAGAAAGAGGACGAAGAGGGATACAAAGAGTGCAGCGACGAGGTTCTGGAAGCATTCCTGGACGGCTTCATAGCCCTTAAGAGGGGGAAGAGAGAGGGAGAACCGGAAACACGGAAGGATGAGGTCCTGTTGACCAACAACGACATCCTGAAAAAGATCCGAATTGCTTTAGCCCTTAAGGAAGATGAGATGCTGATGCTGTTCAAGCTGGCGCATTTCCCCGTTTCGAAATCGGAGCTATCGGCCGTTTTTCGCGCCAAAGGGCAGGAGAACTACAAGCCGTGCGGCGATCAGATGCTGCGGAATTTTCTGAAGGGGCTTACGGTCAAATATCGGGAGACCCCGGCGAAGTAA